Proteins encoded together in one Hymenobacter monticola window:
- a CDS encoding LTA synthase family protein, with amino-acid sequence MKNRFAFQPRYFLFWLLFFGLGRALFLSYEHNAAKQLSFSTLAATFGYGLRLDASAAAYVCLLPFVLFIVGSLVPKLPLRGLINAYSAAVGALLALLTVVDLELYRTWGFRLDDTPLQYLNSPAEMTASAGSAPVALLLALLTGLGLASWWLYRRVVGRLPELPLWFGRGRAALASLLYAALLVVPLRGGTQQIPVNQSDVYFSRIAFANHAALNAPWNFMNALVRRTEEQPLVPFMADSTARRLVAGLYPRAVGAAAPADSAVSVLTTTRPNVLFIILESFTAKLVGSVGGEKGVTPNLDSLARTGILFDSIYAAGDRSQKGLVSLLSGYPNQPTTSIIKFPRKTENLPHLCRTLATAGYSSGYYYGGELAFANMKSYLQTAGYEHLTERVDFAAADQNSKWGAHDGVLFNRVLSDLARQRQPFFVTAFTLSSHEPFDVPMKTRFPGQTEEDLFRNSVFYTDYALGEFLQKARQQPWYANTLLVLAADHGHILPGNSSNQSPQKFHIPLLLAGGAIRPENRGRVVSTIGSQTDVAATLLHQLHLPAANYVWSRDLLTPRATPFAFYTFNNGFGVVSPSGIATYDNVSRHTWERDAAVPDAQVRLGQALEQVSLEDFARR; translated from the coding sequence GTGAAAAACCGCTTTGCGTTTCAGCCGCGCTACTTCCTGTTTTGGCTGCTTTTTTTTGGGTTGGGCCGGGCGCTGTTCTTGAGTTATGAGCACAATGCCGCAAAGCAGCTTTCGTTCAGCACACTGGCGGCCACGTTTGGCTATGGATTGCGGTTGGATGCTTCGGCGGCGGCTTACGTGTGCCTGCTGCCTTTTGTGTTGTTTATAGTGGGCAGCCTCGTGCCCAAGCTGCCCTTGCGGGGGCTGATTAATGCGTATTCAGCTGCGGTGGGGGCTTTGCTGGCCTTGCTCACGGTGGTTGATTTGGAATTGTACCGCACCTGGGGGTTTCGGCTCGATGACACGCCGCTGCAATACCTCAACTCGCCGGCCGAGATGACGGCCTCGGCTGGCAGCGCGCCGGTGGCGCTGCTCCTGGCGCTATTGACCGGTTTGGGGCTGGCCAGCTGGTGGCTGTACCGGAGAGTAGTAGGACGGCTGCCGGAGTTGCCGCTGTGGTTCGGCCGCGGGCGGGCGGCGCTGGCCAGCCTGCTTTACGCGGCGCTGCTGGTGGTGCCGCTGCGGGGCGGCACGCAGCAGATTCCGGTAAACCAAAGCGACGTATACTTCTCGCGCATTGCCTTTGCTAACCATGCGGCCCTGAATGCGCCCTGGAACTTCATGAATGCGCTGGTGCGGCGAACCGAGGAACAGCCGCTGGTGCCTTTTATGGCCGATAGTACGGCCCGGCGGCTGGTGGCAGGCCTGTACCCACGGGCTGTGGGCGCCGCAGCGCCTGCCGACTCGGCCGTTTCGGTGCTCACGACAACGCGGCCGAATGTGCTGTTCATCATCCTCGAAAGCTTCACGGCTAAGCTGGTGGGCAGCGTGGGCGGCGAAAAGGGCGTGACGCCCAACCTGGACAGCCTGGCGCGCACGGGCATCCTGTTCGATAGTATTTACGCAGCCGGCGACCGCAGCCAGAAGGGCTTGGTGTCGCTGCTGTCGGGCTATCCCAACCAGCCCACCACAAGCATCATTAAGTTTCCGCGCAAAACGGAGAACCTGCCGCACCTATGCCGCACGCTGGCCACGGCGGGCTACAGCTCGGGCTATTATTATGGGGGTGAACTGGCCTTTGCCAACATGAAAAGCTACCTGCAAACGGCTGGCTATGAACACCTGACCGAGCGCGTCGACTTTGCCGCCGCCGACCAAAACTCGAAATGGGGCGCGCACGACGGCGTGCTGTTCAACCGCGTGCTGAGCGACCTGGCCCGGCAACGGCAACCGTTTTTCGTGACGGCCTTCACCCTGAGCAGCCACGAGCCGTTTGACGTACCGATGAAAACCCGGTTTCCAGGCCAGACCGAGGAGGACTTGTTTCGCAACTCGGTTTTCTACACCGATTATGCTTTGGGAGAATTTCTCCAAAAAGCCCGGCAGCAGCCGTGGTACGCCAATACGCTGCTGGTGCTCGCGGCCGACCATGGCCACATCTTGCCCGGCAATTCATCTAACCAGAGTCCACAGAAGTTTCACATCCCGCTGCTGCTGGCCGGCGGCGCCATCCGGCCCGAGAACCGGGGCCGCGTGGTGAGCACCATTGGCTCGCAAACCGACGTGGCCGCCACGCTGCTGCATCAATTGCACCTGCCCGCCGCTAATTATGTGTGGAGTCGCGATTTGCTGACGCCGCGGGCCACGCCCTTCGCTTTCTACACCTTCAACAACGGGTTCGGGGTGGTGTCGCCGTCCGGAATTGCAACCTATGACAACGTGAGCCGGCATACTTGGGAGCGCGACGCTGCCGTGCCCGATGCCCAGGTGCGCCTCGGCCAGGCGCTGGAGCAGGTTTCATTGGAAGACTTTGCTCGTCGTTAG
- the mtaB gene encoding tRNA (N(6)-L-threonylcarbamoyladenosine(37)-C(2))-methylthiotransferase MtaB: MPTPQSVAFYTLGCKLNFSETSAIGRQFEDKGFAKVAFEAGADLYVINTCSVTDHADRKCRKVVQQALKHNPEAFVAIVGCYAQLKPQEIASILGVSAVLGAAEKFQLVDILVDFKKPAAGQPGAVHASPISEATEFVAAHSFGDRTRTFLKVQDGCDYSCSFCTIPLARGGSRSGSVASVVERVEKLAETGVKEIVLTGVNLGDFGLQGPERERREDFTQLVKALDGVSGIRRFRISSCEPNLLTDDILTTVAASERFMPHFHIPLQSGSDKILGLMRRRYRRALYAQRVARIKELMPHACIGVDVIVGFPGETDADFLDTYNFLNELPISYLHVFPYSERPDTLAPSLPGRVQDRVRHERTTQLRSLSEKKKRYFYEQHLGLETDVLFEDDVTDGRMEGFTPNYIRVAAKYDPLLVGEMKTLRLSAVNAQGLMEAEEVGILV; this comes from the coding sequence ATGCCTACCCCCCAATCCGTCGCCTTTTATACCCTCGGCTGCAAGCTGAACTTTTCCGAAACCTCGGCCATTGGCCGGCAGTTTGAGGATAAGGGCTTTGCCAAAGTCGCTTTCGAAGCCGGCGCCGACCTGTACGTTATCAATACCTGCTCCGTGACCGACCACGCCGACCGCAAGTGCCGGAAGGTGGTGCAGCAGGCCCTCAAGCACAACCCCGAGGCCTTTGTGGCCATCGTAGGCTGCTACGCCCAGCTCAAGCCGCAGGAAATCGCCAGCATTCTGGGCGTGAGCGCCGTGCTGGGGGCCGCCGAGAAATTTCAGTTGGTTGATATTCTGGTTGATTTCAAGAAGCCGGCCGCCGGGCAGCCGGGCGCGGTGCACGCCTCCCCTATCTCGGAAGCTACCGAGTTTGTGGCCGCGCACTCGTTTGGCGACCGCACCCGCACCTTCCTCAAGGTGCAGGACGGCTGCGACTACTCCTGCTCGTTCTGCACCATTCCGTTGGCGCGAGGCGGCAGCCGCTCGGGCAGCGTGGCCAGCGTGGTGGAGCGCGTGGAGAAGCTGGCCGAAACCGGCGTGAAGGAGATTGTGCTCACCGGCGTAAATCTGGGCGACTTTGGCTTGCAGGGCCCCGAGCGGGAGCGCCGCGAAGACTTCACCCAACTGGTGAAAGCGCTGGATGGGGTGAGCGGCATCCGCCGCTTCCGCATCAGCAGCTGCGAGCCCAACTTGCTGACGGATGATATTCTGACCACCGTGGCCGCCTCCGAGCGGTTCATGCCGCACTTTCACATTCCGCTGCAAAGCGGCTCCGACAAGATTCTCGGCCTCATGCGCCGCCGCTACCGCCGGGCGCTCTACGCCCAGCGCGTGGCCCGCATCAAGGAACTGATGCCGCACGCCTGCATTGGGGTAGATGTGATTGTGGGCTTCCCGGGCGAAACCGACGCCGATTTTCTGGACACCTACAACTTCCTGAACGAGTTGCCCATTAGCTACCTGCACGTATTCCCCTACTCGGAGCGCCCCGATACGCTGGCGCCCAGCCTGCCCGGCCGGGTGCAAGACCGCGTGCGCCACGAGCGCACCACGCAGCTGCGCAGCCTTTCGGAAAAGAAGAAGCGCTACTTCTACGAGCAGCACCTGGGCCTGGAAACCGACGTGCTGTTTGAAGACGACGTGACCGATGGCCGCATGGAAGGCTTCACGCCCAACTACATCCGCGTGGCGGCCAAGTACGACCCGCTGCTGGTAGGCGAAATGAAAACCCTGCGCCTCTCGGCCGTGAATGCACAGGGTTTGATGGAAGCAGAGGAAGTGGGCATTCTTGTTTAA